CCCCCGATGTTCACACTCCTGAGGTTTGGGAAGAACTCTGTCAGtgaaagcagaggcagaaagtCACGTCCAAATGCAGGGATCCAGAGTGAAACGCAATAACCCACTGGCAAGGGAAATCTTCCGAAGGCGCTTTCGGCAAGTCTCTTACCAGGAGACCCCTGGACCAAGGGCAGCTCTTACCCAACTCCGGGAACTTTGCTGCCAGTGGTTGAGGCCACACGTGAGCACAAAGGAGCAGATTctggagctgctggtgctggagcagttcCTGACCATACTGCCTGAGGAGCTGCAGGGCTGGGTGAGGGAACACTGTccagagagtggggaggaggcagtgatTTTGCTGGAGGATCTGGAGAGAGAGCTGGATGAACCACAACATGAGGTAGGATGGGAGATTCGCCAGAGAAATAGTGTATGTGGGTCACCAAGGACCCTTGTGTCCTCTGCTTTGTATCCCCTTGATTTGGGTGAATAGATAAGACCCTGCTTTCTGCTTCTGTCTAGGAAGTGTTTCTTTAGACAGTGCATTTCTTCAGAAGTCAAACCTTGTCTCATTGTTTCTAGATGTTAGCCTACAGACATGAACAAGACGTCCTCCCTGAAGAGACAGTGTCCCTAGGAGAGCAGATGTCACTAGGCCTTCAGTCCCAGCCTAAGGAGACCCTACCTCACACGTGACCCTGCTCAAGAGCCCCACCCTGTTGGAGAGACAGGTGAGGGACACAATTCATCTGATGTTTAACATGCCCTACCCGGTTaagcacaaacaaacaaaaaatcagagCTGGGAAACTAGGGGGTCAGAAGACACTTTGCCAGAAAGCAGCAACTGCTTAGTGCTTTGAGTGGCTAGTGTGCTCATCTTTGCCCCCTCTGCCTGCACATGGGCTTCCCCTGAGTACCGTGCTGGAAGCTCCCTGCTCTCCTGGTTCATGGTACATTAGGGAGACTTTCAGAGCAGCCTTAGAGACTGAGTTTCAAGGTTTGACAGCCAGGTTCAAATCATGGCTTCACCTCCTGGAAGCGATTGTACTGGGGCCACTTATGTAACCACTTGATCaaggtttcctcatctgcaaaatggggttcATGATAGTattgtcttagtctgctcaggctaccataacagactgggtggcttaaacaacagacatttactttctcatagttctggaggctagaaattcaagatcaaggtgccatcaGAGTTGGTTTCCggtgagacctctcttcctggaTTGTAgccagctgccttcttgctgtgtacTCACATGGCAATTCCTCCCTGCAGCTGCCTGTGGAGAGAgggtgacagagagagagggtgtgCATGctctggtatctcttcctctttttagaaGGACgtcagtcctattggattaggaccctACCTTTaattaccttaattacctccctaaagATCCTATCTCCATGTACagttagggcttcagcatgtgAATTTGGCGTGGGGATGACAAAGTTCAGTCTATAACAAATATATACCTCAGAAGGTTGTGAGCATTGAATACAGACAGTTTATGAAAAGCACTTGGCAGGCATTCTGCTTACTGTATGGTAACTGTTCTTTGTGGGTTCCGTTCATCGTGGGGTTTGTCCAGCAAAAGTCCCACTGCCAAAGAACGgaattactcaagactttatCAGGTCAAGAGACTGAGAGGGAGCCGGAGACTGATTCCCCAGGCTCCTCCAAAgctcttgtatttattgagaatagtCAAACAAAGAATCAAAGTGAAATACGTCATAGGAATAAAGGGCATGGTATACATTCAGGGATGCATGTCAGCACTTACAGttcatgaaaaacagaaacattataatcttaatttatacttacagagaaggttacaatattgatagtacaaatagttattttaaacCTCAAACAATCATGAGCAAGGTTACAGTGTTCCGAATAATTGATAATGAAAACCCAGACCACCTCAGAGTCTCCATACTATGAGCAGAAATCATCTAAGCATGCGAAGCAGCCCAGCTGTCCCCAGCTAAAGGCTAAGTCACAGTTTTCTGTGAGCAAGAACAGCCGACACTATCCACCTATGCCTGATAAGCAAAGCATGTCCTGCCGGTTGGGGCAAGGGACGAGTTATGGTTTTCCATAAGCATAAGCAGCCCTGAACCTATGACCTTGAGCTAAGCAAAGTGAGCCAAgcatgtctctgctttttacagcAAGGAGACAGTTTGTAGCAGTTTCCTGCTAGCAAAGCAGCTTCAAGGCAACTAAGCTAAATTCCATAGATAAGGTGGCGACTGGTATTAAGAGTTCAGTCTTTTGTGTTTTGGACATTTTGCTTTGAAGTAGCAGTATAATTACAGATATAGAAAGCATTGgttttgattatacatttcttaCATGCttacataaaggtgagaataCATAAAGGTGAGACTATGATTTGGTAAAAGCAATCGTTACAATGTCAAAGTTTGTTAACCCAAGTTTGTGCTCCCACAGTTCTTATCAGAAATGACCAGTGCCACCCTTGCTGATTTGGGTTTACATTTGCAATAGAAAGCTATGAGACAGGGTTAGTGGGTGGCAGACTGGATGAGAGAATCCAATGGAGTCAGACCTCGCCATTTCCTTGTATGTAATCTTGTTAGTGGTGTCAGTACTGGGTCCAGTGGGTGTAGTACTGGGCACTTGGGGCTGAGTCAGCTGTCTTCCCATTCTAGCTCTCCCTGTGGCAGTTGGCTCTAACTTCTGTCTGATTTCCCACACATAATATCAGAGCCTCCTACTGACTTTTTGTTAACCTGATGGTCAGTCTGCAGCAGAGTTCTGCTGTTCTCATTTGGACGTGACCCCCACATGTATCAGAGCCACACCTTCTCTTACcactctgcctcctgcttctatttatttcatttacgCCAGCAGTCATACAGTTATCATGGATTTTGGAACACATCTcttgatttaaattaaaattatatttgttgagtaaattcTGTGCGTACTGCAGACCTTCCTCTGACTCCCATGACATCATCTTATTAAAATTACTTCTggtttcattttccccttttatgAGCATCTTTCCAGTCAGTTCCTTattactttcttcctctccccataAACTTGGACTTTGCATTTTCTagccattttctcctttcttctactttctaaATTGAATCTAGAACCCTGTTGAGAACCTTCTTCCAGGGCATATCTGAGTaggtccatccatccatccatcctgtcattcattcatttaacagatattCATTAAGCATCTGCAGTGACTCCTGGGGGGCATCTACAGATCAGAGTTTTCCCTATAGGACTGACAATGCAGGTGTGTGTGTTATACATTCAGGAAAAGCCCATTTGGTAAAGCAACATAGGAAGTGTTTACGATTACAAGGACCAAATCCAAGTTCCAGCTCTTCAAGTTTTTAGCTAGGCAATATTTAAAGGTACTTTATATCACTGAGTTTGAGTTTCTTGTAAAATtcatactgattttaaaaatccaaatgcaTAAGTTTCATAGTAAAAAGTGAAAGTACTCCAAATCCAGCTCCCCAGGAGTAACCCCTCTCGTCAAATTGCTGTGTATTTTCCAGActtgtttttctaaatatagAGTCTGTCTCCAACTATGtctatcttcctttttattttttttcctagttctttAAAGAAGTGGGACAATAACATCAAGGGGTTTTGTGGTGAGTTAGTTTTGTGGAAGTGTTTGTAAGTCATAGAAGGCTATATAAATGATAATTATTAAAAGGTGggaaatgtcatttttatattCTACTCAGTTCCCTTGTCCATTTCAGATACAAATATGAAGTTTGGGCAGAAAGGCAGTACTGATCTCACTTGTGGCCCATTTCCTCTTTGCAGACACATTTCTGTTTGGCAAACCTGTTATCATCTCCCAAGCTAACAGGAGGAGGAGAACCATGGTCTAAGCACAGAGGAGTCCTAAGAGATACCTATCCAGCTGTGTGAGTGACAGTGCAGTTAGATGTAGGGGGAAGAACCAGCTGTTTTGGTTTTAAACAAAAAGGGAGTCAGGGGTGGCTTTCCTTGAACTTTTCTGGGTTGCAAGATGGAACTCACACCCTGGGAACGCAAGACATCATAAGGATTCAGTTTTTAGTGTTAAGACagtttgtgtctgtctgtctccgtTCTCACCTTCAACTCCTCCAAGCAGAGAAGGTCTATTTGGTTGATTGGACACTATCCAACATGAACCAGTCCACTGCGGTCGCCTTTGCCTCAGTGCAGGTCACTTGAGGCCATAATAGTAGCATTGATTTCagtcctttctcttctgttcattcaacaagtatttactgagcaactactgtgtgccaggcaaaaTTCTTAGGGAGCAAACCAGAAAGATCTTGTTCCCATGGAGATGAAATTGTAGCAAAGGGGAGACAGTTAATAAGCATATAAATAAGGAGATGGCCCTTCCGCTTCCTCTTCTCTGTGATGACGTCAGGATGGAAGCGCCTCGCATTTCTGTGCACATAGTGCCCTCCTGGAGGCTCAGGGAACAAGTCATGTTTACCTGGTCTTTTCTGTTCCAGCTGGAATGACCGCGACTGAGGACAGAGAGTTGGGGCTGAGAGAAGACTGTCCTAAGAGAGCAGAACCACAGGGGACACTATCCTACGGACAGAGCCGGGAGGTATCACACCAGTATCCCCTACCTGGGGAAGTTGGTAAACTAAAGGGTGGGCTCAAGAGGCACTGGGGAACCCCgggaggaggagacagatcaCACAAATGTGATGCATGTGGGAAGAGCTTTGCCCAGAGCTCAGGTCTCCTTCGACATCAAAGAGTTCACACCGGAGAAAGACCCTATGAATGCAACGAGTGCGGGAAAACCTTCAGTCGGAGTTCAGGTCTCTTCAATCACCGAGGAATCCACAATATACAGAAACAGTACCACTGTcaggagtgtgggaaggccttcagccaGAGTGCGGGTCTTATCCAGCATCAGAGAATCCACAAGGGAGAAAAGCCCTACCAGTGCAGCCAGTGTGGCAAGAGCTACAGCCGGCGTTCCTTTCTCACGGAGCATCAGAGGAGCCACACTGGGGAGCGACCTCACCGCTGCAGCGGATGCGGGAAAAGCTTCAATCGCCACTGCAACCTCATCCGCCATCAGAAGATCCACGTGGTGACGGCGCTGGTCTAGTCCTCGCTGCCTGCAGGTTTTCCTCATCACTGGCCAGGTCGTGTGGGGTAGGTCAAGGTCAAGACTGCAGACTGCCCTTCTTCCTAAGTCTGCTGAGTGTGTTTTGGTCCAGGGACATCCAAATAGGAAGGTTTGACTTTTTGAAGCtgctgctttctttcccttttggttcCTTCACCCCTTCCTGATtctggccacccccacccctcttattttttctctttgagatGGCTGCTACACTTTCCTGGTAATGTAACTAACGGCGCTGCTACAGCCAATATGCCTAAAAGATCTGTAGCTGTGTTTAATTCCTAACGATCACATAGAGCTCTGTGGATGTCTGATAATAAATGGGTCGTTGGTGTTCCCTGTGCCCAGTCCCTGCCTGGTAAAGAGTTTTTCTGCCTACTGCTTCCCTCTGGCACCTACGTGATGCTCCCCTGGAATAGCGACCAGCATTGGCTGGGGCCTTCGCTGTTCGCAGAGTGCTTCCATTGACTTAACCCCAGTTGCTCGTCGCAACAACTGCGCAGGGAAATGAGCATTATcatgatcccattttacagaagaggaattGTAGATTCAGAAAATCCAAGCCTCAGAGCCAAAGCTGAAaccctggacttttatttttagtaaactttaaattctgaaataattttagactcaaAAAAGTTGCAAAGGTAGATAGATTTCTTTTATGTCCTTCACCGAGCTTCCCCTAACGTTAACACTTTATATCAGGTCTTTTTAGTTGAACTCTTGGCTTTTGACATCAAATCCCAATCTGTTTACAATGTCAGACATCACACTAGGATTCTCAGATTTCCTCATTTAAGCTTAGCCACCTGAAGTTCCCTTAGTGCTTTCCCGTCATGTCTTCAGTGTTACAAAAAGTCATCTGTATCCCAAGTACAAGACATCAGAGAATTGGATCACCATCcagataaaatgctttaaaaactaCCATCTTAAATCTGAATCTTTCCCTTCTGTTGCTTAGGTGTGGAGAAAATTTTCCCTTCCTGTATAGATTGTTAGGGAAATTTTcctagagttttaaaaatgagtgagAAAATGTGTTAGCAGCAGCTCAAAGAAGAGTGATACAGTCTTGAATGTTCTGCCCCCAGAGGACGCTCTTCCCCAAGGAAGTTTCCTCATGGGGGAAAGGGATACCCTCTTCTTGGGATAAAACAGACTTGAGGGTTGAGCCTTAATCAGCTgacctaagaaagaaatggaaatttttattcgagccaaactgaggattataacccagaacagcctctcagagagctcCGAGAACTGTTCTACCCATTTGAGGTCGAAGTACAGTTAcataagttttttgagacagagggctatacattaaatgacatattaCTGACTGTTTATACAGTCCAGTGAGTAGTGGGTCATGGGTCATGGTGGCCCGTTATAAGATTAAGAAATTCATGTtatcttttattgttgttgctgggtgggggggaggtaattagatctatttacttatttatcttttttaatggaggtactgggaattgaacccaggaccttgtgcatgctaagcaggagCTTTACCACCACCTCCCTGAGGAATGTTATCTTTAGGTTTCTTGTTGGTGTTAGAAGAAtgttgctttttatggctgagcaggcATTTCTGccgtttggggaggtttggtccaTGCACACTGCAGATACACAATGCataggagaggggagagaggaggtcagagggcagagaacatttttgatgtttaaatgtttcttgccataaaatatgaattttatttcacaaaagaacAAGTTGGATTAATCAGTTTCAAGACTCACTCATTTCACAGAAACTCTGCTGGGTGCGGATGGATACTCTGGTGAGCCAGACATTTATCTCCCCTGTCTCAGCCCCACGCCAGCCCTTCCATACCCGCTGCTCCAGCACGTCTGGGAGCTGTAGATTTCACCTCCTAGGCCCCCAGTACCGATGGATAGAACTGGTGGGAGAGCTGAGGGGAGAAAATGGTTAAAAGTTTTAACACTTTAGTTAATACTGGAAACTATAGTTATTTTCTGACAGCTTAGAAATTATGCAACGTGTTATCTGTTTAAGAATTCACTCAGACAAAAGGAATAACTACATAGTTTATTACTTTTATACAAATAAGTTACATTAGCACcgttcagatttttttccctagaccTTTGAAAATCTTGAAGTACCTTAGAAATTGGAATAACAATGGGGATTTGGGAAGGTGTGCATAGGATTTGGAATGACAACCCAATTTCCTAATAGACAAAATACATAGAACAGGCAGGAATAGATCATGGTGTTCAGCCATGAATTGGAAGAGTAGACCAGAACTCTTCCTGTGTTCAAATTCCAAGGTCTTAGGTTGATGTGGTAAATTGAGAGGCATTGCTATGACATCAACGAAGTGAGAAATGTGAGTAGGTGCAGacataaaattatgtttctaCAAAAAAGTGGTATGTCAACAAAAAAGTTCACAGGAAAGTAGTCATGCCCAAATATTCCTGTGGTAGCAACTCCATCTGAAACATGCCAGATAGACACAATATCTACAAAGATGACTGGAAgagagtttcctcatctgaatcCATCAGACCCAATTTTAACTACCATGAGGAAAATCAAAAGATAGACTAAAAAGGGTGGTTAGAGAAAAGTAGATAATTTTAATGAGTGGTTAAAGTTCTCATTATGAATAATTGAGATGGATATTTGAGATATTTTGGTAACTGGATATTTGAGCTATTTGGGGACACCGTTAAGAGATCAACACTGTGATACACTTGTGTCAGGACACTTTTTTCAGAAAGGCTTTATATTAAACAATTGTCATTCCAATATATAGAGGTTTTGGCTAAAGAAGTGTTTAATCTCCATTTCTCTATCAATATTAACATTTGCAGATTATTTACCCAGCACTTTTCATTTGGATGAGCAGATCCTCACAACGCTGGGAGGTAAGTTGAcatgccaactttttttttttttttttttactaaaggaaaaggcagagaaataGGTTGCAGGATTATACACATCTTTACCAAAATTAAGAACACATCTAGGAGGGCTTGTCATCAAAGACTCTTTTCATGATAACTATTCATTCTacctaagtagaaaaaaatatgctatAACCAGCTATTCacgaaaagggaggaaaaataaaatggagaatttcTGCATTACTTTAGTTGGAGAAATGAAATACAATGGCTAACTAATAGATGTTAAAATTCCTAAGAATAACTTTTCAGTGCATGAAAAGTAGCATTTTATTCCACTTTATGTACTGCTTATATGTCAACTAAGCAGCAGATTTTACTGGGCCTAATTTCATCTAAAAGTTTTTTTGGCCATCCTTTTAAATAGACTAGATTTAAACCCATTTTATAATTCACTTACTTATAAACATACCTTTGTTTTATACAAAATCAGGGTGTCTAAAAGCCTAGTAACAAAGTAACTTATTTTACCTGAAACTACACAGTACTGCCAGAtagtttcctaattttttttttaatcataaaatcatCATAAAATGTCACTGGCTCCCTAGTGTTACTGAATAAAATTTTAGCTCCTTGCTCTGGTGCTGAAGGCCCCTACCATATACCTACCTCTTCAGGGTTGCCCCATTCTCTAAATTTGACAAACTCCTTTAGTCTTTTCAGCTAACATGTCACCCTGTCCACGTAATAAGGACAGCACACAGCTCGACTCCACAGAAGTCAGTCCCCTCCACTGAACTTCCACAGCATTAAGTTTACCACTCACTTATGTTCATGTGCAGATCTTATCAATGTTATTACGCTAGAAGCCTAAGCccaagtgtgtgtatgtgtgtgtgtgtatctgctttGTTCCTTTCACTGTCAGGCCAAGCAGGCACTCAGAAGTATTTCTCTATAATTTTTCTCTCCTCAATGGAGAAGTCTTTTAGGTTCGGGAAGAGCAAAAAGATTGAAAGGGGGCATGGTGGTCCTTTGTTAATCTCACTAAGTTATAGTTATTAAGTGTATAATGCTCTCTGGTTTGTAAAAGGCTTTCATATATATCTCTTCATATGACAGAAGAAACAATTaaataccaaagaaaaatgaacagtgttTAAGATCAGAGCTATTagcaaatatttaggaaaaataaagataggagagaaaaggaaatagctAGCTTTGTGGAGCTAACAAAAATACGGTtaacttaaaaggaaattttaaaaggctaGAAAACATTCAGTGGGGAATGTCTACAGGATTTTTGGGAAGCTAAAGTCTCAGATTAGACTGCAATGAGGGGCTAAGGAAGGCAAGGAAAGATTGCAGGGAAGTGATAAAGGGAGAGCCCTATGGTTTGCAAAGTCCCTAGTCAGCCTGGGGTACATCAGAGCAGGAATCCAGAGGGTACTTGAGAACAGAAGAGACACCATGCTGGTGAGTGAACCCAATGTGGTCACTGACTTCATCAGAAGCAGAATACATTCTTGACACCGCCCAGTAAAGCCAGAAGCTGGAGATATGAACTCAGGCACAGAGGAAGGAGGTCTGTTTTTGAAGAACTTAGAAGGTGATCAGGGTGAAAACAGGAGCTATCTTGAAATTCTTTTGAGAGTCTTGCCTTCACATGTTGATTCTTTGAATGTTGTGGAATCAGTCTGATCAGATCCCCAGGATTCCCAAGGTGCTTCTGAAAGGCTCTCTTTTCTTCTATCGCCCGTATTTGAGTCTGTAGCTGTCATTGGCTGCCTCTGACCCAATCTTGCTTGTCCCCAGCCACAG
The Camelus ferus isolate YT-003-E chromosome 20, BCGSAC_Cfer_1.0, whole genome shotgun sequence genome window above contains:
- the LOC106730562 gene encoding LOW QUALITY PROTEIN: zinc finger and SCAN domain-containing protein 9 (The sequence of the model RefSeq protein was modified relative to this genomic sequence to represent the inferred CDS: inserted 1 base in 1 codon; deleted 1 base in 1 codon), giving the protein MSTDSKEVLPPDVHTPEVWEEXLSVKAEAESHVQMQGSRVKRNNPLAREIFRRRFRQVSYQETPGPRAALTQLRELCCQWLRPHVSTKEQILELLVLEQFLTILPEELQGWVREHCPESGEEAVILLEDLERELDEPQHEMLAYRHEQDVLPEETVSLGEQMSLGLQSQPKEPYLTRDPAQEPHPVGETAGMTATEDRELGLREDCPKRAEPQGTLSYGQSREVSHQYPLPGEVGKLKGGLKRHWGTPGGGDRSHKCDACGKSFAQSSGLLRHQRVHTGERPYECNECGKTFSRSSGLFNHRGIHNIQKQYHCQECGKAFSQSAGLIQHQRIHKGEKPYQCSQCGKSYSRRSFLTEHQRSHTGERPHRCSGCGKSFNRHCNLIRHQKIHVVTALV